In Hemiscyllium ocellatum isolate sHemOce1 chromosome 16, sHemOce1.pat.X.cur, whole genome shotgun sequence, one genomic interval encodes:
- the LOC132823403 gene encoding dual specificity protein kinase CLK4-like isoform X2, which yields MKIIKNIARYREAARSEIRVLEELKNKGASACGCVQILDSFDHHGHTCIGFELLGLSTYDFLKENNFMPFPMHHIRHMAYQICDALNFLHQNKLTHTDLKPENILFVNSEYSIEYNSKTKHDDRTVLNADVKIVDLGSATFDDEHHSTVVSTRHYRAPEVILELGWSHPCDVWSIGCILIEYYLGLTLFQTHDSREHLAMMERVLGPIPTSMIVRTRKSKYFHHERLDWDENSSAGRYIRKRCKPLKEYMTSQVSEHQDLFDLIEKMMTYEPSKRIRLDQALQHPFFSH from the exons ATGAAGATCATAAAGAATATTGCTAGGTACCGTGAAGCAGCTCGTTCTGAAATACGTGTGCTTGAAGAACTGAAGAACAAAGGTGCCAGTGCTTG TGGGTGTGTACAAATTCTGGATTCGTTCGATCATCATGGACATACTTGTATTGGTTTCGAACTCCTGGGACTCAGTACCTATGACTtcttaaaggaaaataattttatgCCATTTCCAATGCATCATATCAGACACATGGCTTATCAAATTTGTGATGCCCTGAACT TTTTGCATCAGAACAAGCTTACTCACACAGACCTCAAGCCTGAAAATATACTGTTTGTGAATTCTGAATATAGCATTGAGTATAATAGTAAAACG AAACATGACGATAGAACAGTGCTCAATGCAGATGTCAAAATTGTTGATCTTGGCAGTGCCACATTTGATGATGAGCACCACAGTACTGTCGTGTCTACAAGACATTACAGAGCCCCTGAAGTCATATTAG aattgggATGGTCACATCCATGCGATGTATGGAGTATAGGATGTATACTAATTGAATATTACCTTGGTTTGACACTCTTTCAG ACACATGACAGCAGGGAACATCTTGCTATGATGGAAAGAGTGCTTGGACCCATTCCAACCAGTATGATTGTTAGAACACG CAAAAGCAAGTATTTTCATCATGAGCGATTAGATTGGGATGAAAACAGCTCTGCTGGTAGATACATTAGGAAACGTTGCAAACCTTTGAAG GAATACATGACTTCTCAGGTCTCTGAACATCAGGATCTCTTTGACTTAATTGAAAAGATGATGACGTATGAACCTTCAAAGAGGATACGACTAGATCAAGCATTGCAGCATCCATTCTTTTCACACTGA
- the LOC132823403 gene encoding dual specificity protein kinase CLK4-like isoform X1, whose amino-acid sequence MPHLKCTRSCDWSSGESWDHRDYYSSHKRKKRSHSSERENKRRRRHHHSKPSESHYLETKSVNEHMDCHDGKHEYRDGYKMEYRNGCHNRECRHQRNYYSHQNYSKSGKPDSGRSQKSSRERHRPKKHHSGSSNHSHSKSHRHRRTNVEDDEEGHLVYHTGDKLKARYEIICSLGEGAFGKVVECFDLKKGEYVAMKIIKNIARYREAARSEIRVLEELKNKGASACGCVQILDSFDHHGHTCIGFELLGLSTYDFLKENNFMPFPMHHIRHMAYQICDALNFLHQNKLTHTDLKPENILFVNSEYSIEYNSKTKHDDRTVLNADVKIVDLGSATFDDEHHSTVVSTRHYRAPEVILELGWSHPCDVWSIGCILIEYYLGLTLFQTHDSREHLAMMERVLGPIPTSMIVRTRKSKYFHHERLDWDENSSAGRYIRKRCKPLKEYMTSQVSEHQDLFDLIEKMMTYEPSKRIRLDQALQHPFFSH is encoded by the exons ATGCCTCATTTGAAGTGTACACGGAGCTGTGATTGGAGCAGTGGAGAGAGTTGGGACCACCGAGATTATTACAGCAGTCATAAACGCAAAAAACGTTCCCATAGcagtgaaagagaaaataaacggCGAAGGCGCCACCATCACTCAAAGCCTTCAGAAAG CCATTACTTGGAAACAAAATCTGTTAATGAGCACATGGATTGCCATGACGGAAAGCATGAATACAGAGATGGGTACAAAATGGAATatagaaatggctgtcacaacaGAGAATGTCGACACCAGCGCAACTACTATAGTCATCAAAATTACAGCAAGTCAGGGAAACCTGATAGTGGAAGGAGTCAAAAAAGTAGCCGTGAAAGGCATAGGCCTAAAAAACATCACTCTGGTTCAAGTAATCATTCACACTCG AAGAGCCACCGCCACAGGAGAACCAATGTTGAGGATGATGAGGAGGGTCACCTGGTATATCACACTGGAGACAAACTGAAAGCAAGAT ATGAAATAATTTGTAGCCTAGGAGAAGGAGCTTTTGGAAAGGTGGTAGAATGCTTCGATCTTAAAAA GGGCGAATATGTTGCAATGAAGATCATAAAGAATATTGCTAGGTACCGTGAAGCAGCTCGTTCTGAAATACGTGTGCTTGAAGAACTGAAGAACAAAGGTGCCAGTGCTTG TGGGTGTGTACAAATTCTGGATTCGTTCGATCATCATGGACATACTTGTATTGGTTTCGAACTCCTGGGACTCAGTACCTATGACTtcttaaaggaaaataattttatgCCATTTCCAATGCATCATATCAGACACATGGCTTATCAAATTTGTGATGCCCTGAACT TTTTGCATCAGAACAAGCTTACTCACACAGACCTCAAGCCTGAAAATATACTGTTTGTGAATTCTGAATATAGCATTGAGTATAATAGTAAAACG AAACATGACGATAGAACAGTGCTCAATGCAGATGTCAAAATTGTTGATCTTGGCAGTGCCACATTTGATGATGAGCACCACAGTACTGTCGTGTCTACAAGACATTACAGAGCCCCTGAAGTCATATTAG aattgggATGGTCACATCCATGCGATGTATGGAGTATAGGATGTATACTAATTGAATATTACCTTGGTTTGACACTCTTTCAG ACACATGACAGCAGGGAACATCTTGCTATGATGGAAAGAGTGCTTGGACCCATTCCAACCAGTATGATTGTTAGAACACG CAAAAGCAAGTATTTTCATCATGAGCGATTAGATTGGGATGAAAACAGCTCTGCTGGTAGATACATTAGGAAACGTTGCAAACCTTTGAAG GAATACATGACTTCTCAGGTCTCTGAACATCAGGATCTCTTTGACTTAATTGAAAAGATGATGACGTATGAACCTTCAAAGAGGATACGACTAGATCAAGCATTGCAGCATCCATTCTTTTCACACTGA